DNA sequence from the Thamnophis elegans isolate rThaEle1 chromosome 4, rThaEle1.pri, whole genome shotgun sequence genome:
AAGCTTTTCAGTTTCATGTGCGACAGGTATTGCTGATAAAACCAGGGGGGAAATGGTATGACCTGGAGTATACTAATGAATTTTCTGCTGAAACTCAAAATCAATTTCTTGTATCCAGATGCAAAGCCTTGGCTGAAAAACTTTATGAACAGGAAATAAACCTgtacaaaaacaacacaaatttgCAGAAAGGATCATCATCTGCATGGATGAAGACAATGGTATCGTCAGGAACACTTGTTGATAGAATGGCTGCCATGACTCTTCTTATCCAAGATGCTCCTGTTCACTCACTTCAATTTATAGAGATCCTGGTTAATATGATCAAAAAGAAAGGCAGCAGAAGGCAGAGCTTAATGGCATTGGATACTTTCAAAGAACTTCTCATGTCTCATCTCTTGCCAGATACTCGGAAACTGCACACTTTCTCTCAACATCCTTTTGACAATTTGGAGAAGCTTTCAAGTGGCAACAGGGATTCAAGAGACAGGCGTCTAATATTGTGGTATTTTGAGCATCACCTGAAGCACTGGGTTGCTGAGTTTGTGCAAGTGTTAGAATCACTGACTCATGATCCCTTGATAGCAACAAAGGGCCGTGCACTATCCACAGCCCATGAATTGCTCTGTAATAAAGTAGAGCAAGAAAAGGCTTTCCTTGTTCAGTTGGTCAATAAACTGGGAGATCCTCAGAACAAAGTAGCCACTAAAGCATCTTATCTTCTTGAGACTTTGCTTCATAAGCATCCCAATATGAAAGGAGTAGTGTGTAATGAAGTGGAGAGGCTTCTCTACAGATCAAACATTAGTCCCAAAGCACAATACTATGCAGTTTGCTTTTTGAACCAGATAGTTCTTAGCCATGAAGAAAGTGAACTGGCTAATAAACTCACAACACTctacttttgttttttccaatCTTGCATCAAGAAGAAGGATGTTGGGTCTAAAATGCTTAGTGCTCTACTGACTGGAGTGAATCGAGCATATCCTTATGCCCAGACTAGcagtgaaaaaataaaagacCAAATGGATACTTTGTTTAAAGTTTTACACATTGTGAACTTCAATACTAGCATACAGGCCTTGATGTTGCTGTTTCAAGTGATGGATTCTAATCAGACTATCTCTGACCGATATTACATAGCCTTATATAAGTAAGTGCCATGCATATTTTTGATTTGTCAAATATTGTTTTCTCAAATaataattacatattttaaatatatctttaaaTTGTGATATTATACACATTGCATTTCAATCACCTCTCCATACCAACTAATCACTCACATCTACTAATAACAGTGGATAGGTAACCTGTCTTTTGGGAGAGTTCATGCATGTATAAACTATTtggtttttaatggtttttaaataatactttaattaaaaattacaattacaaagataaaaatataaacttaaaaggattaaatgaaagaatggaaaatgcagaaaagaaaaatagaagtatagtaaagaaaaaagaaattgaaaagaaaTGATATCCCACTTCATCACAACTATACATGATTTTAGTAATTTATcacttctcttaaaatacaacaaatgagcTCTTCTTCCCACATCCCATCTTTTATCTGTTACCAACTCCTTAAAGCTACCACATTGCAGTTCTAATTATGAAAATCCATTGAAGGATATCAAGAGATAATATATCTATTTTAACCCTGATAAAATtaagccaactttatattccttccttttatttttaactgaGTTCAAATAATAtcctagaacttgatttcttttcatatgTCAGTCTAAAAGTTCCTAATATCTGAGAAGTATTTAATAAGCCGTGTTTGAAAGTAATTAGAAAAGAAGATATGCCGACCTGCAGTGTCTATAAAGGCACTGACTATGGCTTGAGCAAGATGGAGATGTTGCTGTCTCGAGAGTTCTAATCCCAATGGAGACTGCTGTCTTGCAGTCTCCTCACGAGGAGCAGCTGTATGGTGAGCAATCTCAAGTTCTCTTGTCCAGAGAGGAGTTCTGATGAACTGATCTACTCTGGTTCTTTGTTCCACCATGTTTGCCAGCTCTGCTTttagccatgcccccccccccgcccccatgtccccatttttgatgcttttagtaatttttaaaatcttccttctgAAATTCTGATGGTTGAAACAAGAACTCTTATTGTAACCAGAATTTCTTCTGCCATTTAAAATTCACAGTTTAGTGATAATGTAAACCTGAAATTGCAATGAGTATGAAATTCTTCATGAAGGcttgatgatttttaaaaatcatttcataAACAAGTTGTTATATTAGGattgttcattttttaatttgtaaACACATATTTAAACATGCTTTTAACTGTAACACATTTATCCTTAAATTTAATTGAATGCAAATAATCATAGCATAGTGCTACCAAAGATCCAACAAAAGGATGTGTCCTCCTTTTGGTCCTTCTGTCCCCTTATATCCAACAGGCATGTGcataaaatcaaatattgtgCAGTTTTGTGTTTGGTTTTGTAAATTTcaatggtgactaaatgaataAGTTGAGTACCATAGTATAGTTAGCTTCTGTAAAACTCTCTAAGTTGTCTTGTTAAGCATGTAGTGGAGATACATAAGAAAATATCTGCAATGATCTAATGTGAATATTTTTTGCAGGAAGTTGTTAGATCCTGGAGTAGCATTATGTGCCAAACCatccatgtttctcaaccttgtctaCAAATCTTTGAAGGCTGACACAGTATTGCGACGAGTTAAAGCTTTTGTGAAACGATTACTTCAAGTCACTTGTGGACAAATGCCACCATTTGCCTGTGGGGCTCTGTATCTTGTGTCTGAACTTCTGAAAATAAAACCAGGCTTATGGGTACAGCTGCAGGATCATGTGGTATGATATGTTCCGGTTGCATGTTTTTTCTTAGCCTACTTTATCTACtgacttcattttttaaattgctcaGACTGTTTGCAGATGCTTATTTACCAATGATCCTTTAGTTGAGAGGACCAACTATTAGTGGTGTATTGTGTATAATTAAAGTCAGATGGATCTGAGGAATAATATCTTTCCCACTGAGTTGTAATAGttgaaaaataacaatagcacctaggcttcatagtactttacaaccctgtttaagcggtttacaatgtcagcatatttccatcaacaatctgggtcctcattttaccgaccttggaaggatggacggctgagtcaaccttgagcctggtgagattcaaactgccaaattgcagttagctgggagtcagcagaagtagcctgcagtactgcgccaccacaaCCCATCAATGATTGGATGTAATttataattatgttttattttcaagaCCAAAATAAATATCAGGCCCTATGCTGGATATCATATACTTAATTTCTAAATGAAATCGTTGCTGAATAATTTTAAGTATTTGTGAACTGTCACGAAATTCAGTttgttctagtggttaaggtattggAGTTGGACCATAATAGCTACCTTAGGTGTGAAAGTCAGTTGGAtagccttgggccagtcactttttctcagccttAGGAATGAAACAGAGCAAATCACTTTCAAAACGCTCTGtagaaaactgcatggacttgCCGTAGGAGTCAAGGTTGACTTGAATTTTTCCTCCAAAAACACTCCCTTGAAATAAAGGTTATGATTTAAAGGTTGTTTTGTCAAAGAAACGGTATGTTAGACACAATCAGTTGTAAAATGTATAATTGTGTTAGGTCCAATTAAGCTGTCCCCAAAAATGAATCTTTACATTCAATTAACAGAAATAATTACATTTTAGGAAAAAAAGAGTTTCATTCTTGTTGAAACTTGGGTTTCCATTAGGTTTTATTAGATAATGTGCTATTGCATTGTTTTAAAACCCTAAATGTAATTTTGTGGactacaaaattaaaataagtttaaaataagTACCATacaaaataagtttaaaataagTATCATACAAAAACAATTCTGGGTTTTTTCAGATTCAGTTCTGAAGATGTAGCTATTTAACTatgtaattttacacatgtttaaCAGTAAAGACTACTCCAATTAAGATTGGAGATAAGACTATTAAAATGTAATGAAATATAAATTCTATTCACCGATGTGCCTTATGTAAGCTTCTGACATTTGCTTTTGCTTTCACAGTTTACTCTTCAAActgttttttgctgttttgaagCAGCTTTCTGTCTATGTTTATGAACTATCGAAACTATTTCTATGATTTTTGCAAGTTAATATCAAACTGCATCTGCTTGCTTATCTTTTAAAACAGTGGTCCCAAATCTTTCCAGAACCATAAACCAGcaatggaggctgggggggggggggggagatggtttTGCGTGCACACTCGCTGCTCCTGCAGATGGAGCTTTGTGTGCTTGCCTTCTGCTTGCGTGGCCTGGTTTGCAGGACCAGGGGCTagggacccctgttctaagagCTATCTTGTTTTCTATATTGATCATTCTTGCTTAAAACTGATTCTTTCTATAGGAATCAGATGATGAAGAACATTTTCATGATcttgaagaacaagaagaaaaccTGGTAGATGCAGACAAACAGATAAAAGATGAGGATATGGAACAGTCTACAAAACCCCATAACCAGGCTTCAGAGGGTTCTTGGATACATCACCATAATCTATCAggtaaaaatgttttgaaaatctgTTTGTTCAACAATCATTATAATAGGGTTTGAAGTTTTAGcagattgttttaaaattttcagGATTTAATTTGAGGAACATTATTCAAAGCTAGCTTTGTCATATGAAAGAGTTAAGAGAGTCAGCAGAAAGATATGAATACTAAAGTGGATAGGTCATTAattttcccaatatattttttttaaataagactaCAGAATGGGAATTGAAGTAATAGGAATTTTGTTGGGCTAAGAGTCAAATTCTTCCAAGAAGAATTCTTAATTTCTTGATCACTTGGATTCCTGCTTTATCTAAAATAGCTCATTTTCTTTCTACTATCATATTATTAAAAACTGTACTTGGAATAGTAGAAGCCATTAGTTTGGCATGCTGCTCTTCACTATCTTTTGCCATGTAAACCACATGAGCTTCGGCTCCAGGACATAAAATACACAATAGCTAAGTTGGGGAAGTTTATTGCAAAAAAGTCTATTTCTTGCTCTGTTCTGTTAATTAGGTATTTCtgttaatttattttgaaaagtaaTAAAAATCTCTTCTTTAACAGGTGGCAAAGGCACCGGTAGCTATGACCCATTATCCCGAAACCCTTCCTACTGTGAAGCTGATAGAACAAGCTTTTGGGAACTGAAGAAGGTACAAATTTTCAAGTATGAAAAATCAGAGGAGAAATCTGCCGAATGTGATCATTATATTGTAcagttacacacacatacacacacaccaattcATCTATGCTGCTTCAGTCATTTGATACTCATTCTGTTCCACCTGTTGATGATATCATTAGCTATACCTCATGCTGCTTTCCCAGGCAAAGCACAAAATAAGTGAGTGTCTGAGCCAAAAATGGTTTCCCACTTTCTACACCATTAATTACAGAGTACACAGACTCAAATTCCTCCTTACTTTCAATGTCTTGGATAAGTCATGTTTCTTACCCTAACCTCCTTCACAGGGAGCTTGTGAAGCTGAAATGAGGAATGCTCTGTCTTAAGATCCAAATGGAAAGACAAAAGTAGAATTGcacaattaaatgaaataaaatatgatttccTATCTTAGGACAGTGAGGATAATTATTCCATTACATATTTATACTTAGCAAACTATATATACATTTTTGGGAACTCAGGAAGGTACTGTTTAGAGGACACAAGATGAATAGTCACTCAGGTGTGGTATTAGAAGGAACTGAAATGCTAATCTTTCTCTTTCCTGTATTTCATTCAGTTTTAGATATGCAGGTTTGAGTATTTGTAGGTCTTTAGTATTAAAAAATGTATTATACCAAAGAAATTACGGTAATAAATGTTTGTACTGTGCAATTATTTTTCCCTCTTAACTTGTTGAATAACTCTTTGTAGTCTTAACAGAGATTTCAGCATCTTAAAGTATTGAACATAAAACTTTGGTCTTTCTAGCTTTCAGAACACTTCCATCCATCTGtggctgtttttgcaaaaagaattCTAGAGGTTAGTTgaatttcttattttcctttacattttgtCTATGAATTTTAGAGAAAGGCTCTCCCATCCCAAAACACAgaaaagaagcaaaaagcaaATGGGGGTGTAATTTACCTATCAGTTTAGTTTAATGTGGCCATCTTGCCAATTGATTATATTAAATATAGACATAGTTTAGACATAGACTTTGTCAACGTATTTCAAGATGCAGATACTTGATTTTCATTTCAACAAGATAAACTGATTGATTCTATTTGTTTGGTATTTTCAAATCTACTGAGTAGAACAGGAAGAGTTATTACTATCTTGTTTATTCTTTAAGCAACTGGATGTACTGTTTTGATCCAGATTATACAGAATTACAATTTCCCCCAACAGTTTAAGTAATCAGTGTCATAGCCTAGCAATTCTTCCTGTTAGTAGTTCACTTTAAGTAGATAAGACTTGTGTAGTTAATCACATTTATATGGCTCCCCATGTCACAGGAAGTGACTGGGTAgggtataataataaaaaatagaacatgtataaaataattataaaaacataaaaatagcattaaaattaaaatttccacTGGCATATTTCTTGATGCTAACTATAAAtgtgattttttctctctctctctgatgcaGGGTAATTACATTGAATATTCAGGTGATCCGCTACAGGATTTCACATTAATGAGGTTTTTGGATCGTTTTGTTTATAGAAATCCCAAAGCTCACAAAGGCAAAGGTATGAAGCCTTTATTTTAGTAAAGCATCAAAGATTAAAGTTAACATGAGCAACTTATAAGTTTGTTTGATCTCTTAACTTATTTTTGCAGAAAATACTAGTAGTGTGGTAATGCAGCCAAAGAAAAAACAGTCCATGAATGATGTGCGAAACCTGGCAGGTAAAATACCTTGCAATTCTAAAGATTATCACTAGTAATTTCCTGTCATTATTATAACACTGATGTAATATCCAACAGTTTCAATAGAAGCTATAATATGTGTTATGTTCATTGAATATCATTCACTGAAGTCTCCTGAATCAGAGGGTCCTATGAACAGAAATGCCTATTATACAAGGGAAGTTTTCTGCTATTTCTCCTGCAGCTCCCAAAATACTAACCACATTTTTCTGGAGTTTTCTTCAATTCTCTAGAGAAAATTTGGGCTGGATCGCATTCAATGGTCTTAGGGATAAAGGAGATAATTAGCAATCACATTTGTTTCTTCCATTCCTAGAGGTTTCCACTGGATTGAAGAGATTTTCATGAATGCAAATGTAGGAGATACTCAATTTTCTGatataattaaaaatagttttttggggggaggggggcatttctCCTTAGGCAGAGAaagccccaaccttttgggcaccagggactgattGTGTGGCAAGAGATTTTTCTGCAGGCTGGAAGGGATGTGATTTtgtatgctgcctgcatcctgcaaatggggctttgcttgtttgtgtggcctggttgctggcatgccatAGATAGGTGTTGGTCCACGGACTGgaggattatctagatcccttccagtcgggatttaggcctggctacagcacggaaaccgctttggtcgcgctgatcgatgatctctggagagccagggatggaggtcatgcctccgtcctagtgctccttgacctctcagcggccttcgataccatcgaccatggtatccttctgcgacgactgtggggggtgggggtgggaggcactgttctacggtggttctcctcttatctctcggacaggtcgcagtcggtgttggtcagagggcagagatcgacccctaggcccctgaattatggggtgctgcagggttcggtcctgtcccccctcctgtttaatatctacatgaagccgctgggtgagatcattcgacggcatgggataaaataccatcagtatgcggacgatacacagttgtatctgtccgccccgtgccaactcagcgaagcgattgacgtgatgtgccagtgcctcgaggctgttaggacTTGGATGGGgtttaacaagcttgtactcaatccggataagaccaagcggctggtgtgtttccctcctactaattggccaagttttccatctctcaggctgggggggtcaaacagtacgcccctcagatagggttcgcaatttgggagtcctcctggacccacagctgacttttgaacaccacttgtcggctgtgaccaggggggcatttgcccaggttcgcttggtgcaccagttgcgtccctacctgaaccgggaggccctcacaacagtcactcgtgcccttgtgacctctagactggactactgcaatgtgctctacatggggcagcccttgaagagcattcggagacttcagcttgtccagaatgcagccgcgcgagcgatcgtgggtgcacctcggttcacccacgtaacacctatcctccgcgagctgcactggctgcctattggtcttcggatacgcttcaaggcgctagtcgtcacttataaagcccttcatggtattggacctgagtacttgagagaccgcctgttgccaattacctccaatagaccgatcagatcccacagattaggcctcctccgaattccatccgccggccaatgccgactggcgactacccggaggagagccttctctgtggctgctccgaccctctggaacgagctccccgtggagattcgaaccctcaccatcctccaggccttcctcacaagcccttaagagccaaggtggcgcagtggttaaatgcagcactgcaggctactgctagatcagcagttcagcggttcaaatctcaccggctcagggttgactcagccttccatccttccgaggtgggtaaaatgaggacccagattgttgggggcaatatgctgactctctgtaaaccgcttagagagggctgaaagccctatgaagcggtatataagtctactgctattgctattgctattaaaacatggctgttctgacaggcctggggctaaagagcttttgccccccccccctcgaatggtatggttgttgtgtgcttttaaattgtttattgttatgttcgtcttttttatcccttgtctgtacccccttccctgacttggattgtgagctgccctgagtccccttcggggaaaagggcggcatataaatgcaataaattccaattccaattaccACACAATTACATTTTTCTGACTAAATGGTTTAAACAAGGAATGTAAACTTtcttaaatatattatataatgaATGTATTTGTTCTGATATTGGTATATCAGATATCAGATATTGGTATATCTGGTATTGGTGTTTGCTTTGAGTAAAATTTCAAATTGGCAGCTAGTCTGAAGAATTGTTGAAATATTATATATCTTTCTAATTCCAAGAACTGATATCTTTTTGTCCAGCTTCATTCTCATGAATTTAGAGTAGCGATTAGAACTGGATACAAGAGGAGGAATAGGGAAGATTTGTCTCTCTACTTTTCCCTTAAGAATTTGAGTACAGTATACTCACCAGACATACCTATATAATTTTAATTCAGaaggactttttttttacttgccttGGAATTTTGTAAATAGGGCATTTTCAGTAGCATTGTGATAATGAAtgctttttaaagggaaaaagatCTAAAAAGTTTGGAGGATTGTAAGAAGATAAATAAACTGTAATATAAATCATCTAAATCATCACTTTCTTTATTCTCCTGGGATGCTGGTACTTCATCAACAAATCCCTCCAGCAGCAGAGGGACATTAAATGGATGCAATCCCCAATGAATCTAAATAATTGAATTCTCCATGTTATAACACTTCTTTTCGTTAAAGCTTTTGAatcaaattaatttatttaaaatacgtTGAAATGATATTGGTAATTTCAGATTGTGTTGTGCTTTGGAATCCAAATGGAAAGAAATCATTGTAGTCACATCTCTTATTCAGTAAATTTAGGATAGGAAATAGGAAACTTATGCACCTGGTCTTAAATGTCCCAAGTTCCAGAGTTGTTGCTTCTTGTCAGCCTTATATTATTAAGAATTTAATGTGTTGATAGGTTTCTGTTGTTTATATAAATCTATTTTTATATGGAGCTAGCAGCATTAATCAGTGTAAGAGCAATCTATATgacatatttaatatttctatttctagtgAATAGTAAAGAATTCCTTTCACAAGATGAAAGCAAAATACCTGTAGACGAAGTATTTTTCCACAGGtaattacatatttttttaaattatacttgGCATACTAGTTATCCTTTTATCCTTGACTGGGTGTGGggagggttttttcttcttcttacaaGTGCATATTATCTTTAGAGTTTTTATTACAGCAGTGCTTGTGCAAATCTCGTAATTAATACAATTATATAGAATAGGGAGGGGATTGTCCGGTGGGGAAAATTAATGTCGAGGGCTTTTAAAAACTAAAGGAGAAAGGATACATAATAAAATGCAATTATATGAACAAGCTCAATGATACCATCTTGGCTTGCTGTAGCTTGTCTCTATTCTATCATCATCAGTTTCAGTAGCTGTTTTGGGAAATCTTGCTATTGATTTTTCAGCCCTGATATTCTGCTATTGAA
Encoded proteins:
- the CEBPZ gene encoding CCAAT/enhancer-binding protein zeta; protein product: MRGLSGKMAPPESEEIDSDDGAEDESEFTLEEVLRLGGTKQEYIMLAALNESEELVDGGKKGAIDDLNQGELEAFINSLGVSKYSKKFLEEEEEKEAATELKKKSPTGENANQKRVNVTTAGKKEKEKKEKINAQLTTAKDKVKKPVPISNENSTPVLKTKKAKEEEAFQFHVRQVLLIKPGGKWYDLEYTNEFSAETQNQFLVSRCKALAEKLYEQEINLYKNNTNLQKGSSSAWMKTMVSSGTLVDRMAAMTLLIQDAPVHSLQFIEILVNMIKKKGSRRQSLMALDTFKELLMSHLLPDTRKLHTFSQHPFDNLEKLSSGNRDSRDRRLILWYFEHHLKHWVAEFVQVLESLTHDPLIATKGRALSTAHELLCNKVEQEKAFLVQLVNKLGDPQNKVATKASYLLETLLHKHPNMKGVVCNEVERLLYRSNISPKAQYYAVCFLNQIVLSHEESELANKLTTLYFCFFQSCIKKKDVGSKMLSALLTGVNRAYPYAQTSSEKIKDQMDTLFKVLHIVNFNTSIQALMLLFQVMDSNQTISDRYYIALYKKLLDPGVALCAKPSMFLNLVYKSLKADTVLRRVKAFVKRLLQVTCGQMPPFACGALYLVSELLKIKPGLWVQLQDHVESDDEEHFHDLEEQEENLVDADKQIKDEDMEQSTKPHNQASEGSWIHHHNLSGGKGTGSYDPLSRNPSYCEADRTSFWELKKLSEHFHPSVAVFAKRILEGNYIEYSGDPLQDFTLMRFLDRFVYRNPKAHKGKENTSSVVMQPKKKQSMNDVRNLAVNSKEFLSQDESKIPVDEVFFHRFYKKLDLDKEKRKPVGDDESIEDVDDEEFEKALDSFEQDNYFGNIENDLNFAGNIKVKKKKKKNSNDETESEDSEEDNFEDLDDEEVSLGSMDEDFGEDIDEEGGTFMDVSDDDNTPDESNDTGITPGSKNGKRKKEMDFAGSVKDNIGPKKRKRKLKDTGAAAAAAEEFGHLLDENIGSKFDNIGMNAMANKDNANLKQLKWEAERDKWIHNKDVKSIIRQKKKFRHKPLKNKQKYKRKK